Proteins found in one Miscanthus floridulus cultivar M001 chromosome 4, ASM1932011v1, whole genome shotgun sequence genomic segment:
- the LOC136549232 gene encoding uncharacterized protein, with protein MGSGTVTATCAQTSSNTTSDTEPNSSAYAGSGACTHTGSNTCTNTHTDTSPNSCTYGGTDTDPNSSTYVISDACNNTGSNTYTNPNSCTYGGTDTCTHTVSNTCTNTRTDTSPNSCTYTGSDARTHTGSNACTNTRADTSPNSNTYTGTSPCTHTGSNTCTNTHTDTNPNSCTYSGTDTSPNSSTNAGSDTCTHTNSSAYTNTSPNSCTDTSPNSSTYVGSGA; from the exons ATGG GCTCAGGGACGGTCACCGCCACGTGCGCCCAAACCAGCTCCAACACCACCTCTGACACCGAGCCCAACTCCAGCGCCTATGCGGGCTCCGGTGCGTGCACCCACACTGGCTCCAACACCTGCACCAACACGCACACCGATACCAGCCCCAACTCGTGCACCTACGGTGGCACCGACACCGACCCAAACTCAAGCACCTACGTTATCTCCGACGCGTGCAACAACACCggctccaacacctacaccaacccTAACTCGTGCACCTACGGTGGCACCGATACATGCACCCACACCGTCTCCAATACCTGCACCAACACGCGCACCGACACTAGCCCCAACTCGTGCACCTACACTGGCTCCGACGCGCGCACCCACACTGGCTCCAACGCCTGCACCAACACACGCGCCGACACCAGCCCCAACTCGAACACCTACACTGGCACCAGCCCGTGCACCCACACCGGCTCCAACACCTGCACCAACACGCACACCGACACTAACCCCAACTCGTGCACCTACAGTGGCACCGACACCAGCCCCAACTCGAGCACCAACGCTGGCTCCGACACGTGCACCCACACCAACTCTAGCGCCTACACCAACACCAGCCCCAACTCATGCACCGACACCAGCCCCAACTCAAGCACCTATGTTGGCTCTGGTGCATGA